A window of the Isosphaera pallida ATCC 43644 genome harbors these coding sequences:
- a CDS encoding redoxin family protein produces the protein MEMVEGNQAKGPMGRTTRKIPAVWLTTAALGSLLVGTTAAWGQPQITPKEMLSIEPGLPGVEFDRITDPAAVAACKVEVYEGVRLPGFETKVSGYALRDGQGRMLRRFLDTDSFRGLDRWSYYKDGFEVYREIDRDGNRTVDECWFLNSNGTRIARLEGGRITGWLRLSPEEVGKVLVQALVANDDRLASGLFATPEDLGGLGIPAEEIERVKTQTAQRKTWFNDLRAKLFQAGWNEKTVWLRFDGAMPRVIPHDAAPGLTGDVILYENAVVFAAGSDGSSDPARMAYLQVPELVKFGDVWKLIDHPQIIDPSQTQIVLASTSGGVRASIYSQAVLGGPTGMGSPDMEPALKALAEFDTANADKLAEMLPRDLATYYVKRVDLLRKVAAAAGPPQSPDRLLYERQVVDSLAAAYQTGGYPAGAQELDTLIAQGGPIASYAAFRKALARYALDSEEPGANLLDIQKRLLADLEAFVAAYPQSAEAPEALLQLANVNEFNADEAKAKSYYQTLAKRFPESGPGRKAQGALKRLELVGQPLTLSGTGLNGEAIDLKADQGRATLVIFWASWADQARRDLAEIGRLLARRAEGSPSTAVAVVSVNFDTEAATAEATLQAEGLNWPTIHDAGGMDGPIAREFGIMSLPTMFLVGTDGKVVSRSIRSAAELERQLERLAAAGGVALDGEANPKR, from the coding sequence ATGGAGATGGTCGAGGGAAACCAAGCCAAAGGGCCAATGGGCAGGACAACTCGAAAGATCCCCGCGGTCTGGCTGACCACGGCGGCGCTGGGAAGTCTGTTGGTCGGGACGACTGCGGCCTGGGGCCAACCCCAGATCACCCCCAAGGAAATGTTGAGCATCGAGCCGGGGCTGCCCGGCGTGGAGTTCGACCGGATTACCGACCCGGCCGCGGTGGCCGCCTGCAAGGTCGAAGTCTACGAGGGCGTACGGCTGCCAGGCTTCGAAACCAAGGTTAGCGGTTACGCCTTGCGCGACGGTCAGGGCCGGATGTTACGACGCTTTCTCGACACCGACAGCTTCCGCGGTCTGGATCGTTGGAGCTACTACAAAGACGGGTTCGAGGTCTATCGGGAAATCGACCGGGACGGCAACCGCACCGTCGATGAATGTTGGTTCCTCAACAGTAACGGCACTCGGATCGCCCGTCTCGAAGGGGGGCGAATCACCGGCTGGCTACGCCTTTCGCCCGAAGAGGTTGGCAAGGTTCTGGTTCAGGCTCTGGTCGCCAACGACGATCGCTTAGCGTCCGGCTTGTTCGCCACACCCGAAGACCTCGGCGGACTGGGCATCCCCGCCGAGGAAATCGAGCGGGTCAAAACCCAAACCGCCCAGCGCAAGACCTGGTTCAATGACCTGCGTGCCAAGCTGTTCCAGGCCGGTTGGAATGAGAAGACCGTCTGGCTGCGGTTCGACGGCGCGATGCCCCGGGTCATCCCCCACGACGCCGCCCCAGGATTGACCGGCGACGTGATCCTCTACGAAAACGCGGTGGTCTTCGCCGCGGGCAGCGACGGCTCCTCCGACCCAGCGCGGATGGCTTACCTTCAAGTCCCCGAATTAGTCAAATTCGGCGACGTTTGGAAACTGATCGACCATCCTCAAATCATCGACCCGTCGCAAACCCAAATTGTCTTGGCCAGTACCAGCGGTGGCGTCCGCGCGTCGATTTATTCGCAAGCGGTGCTGGGTGGTCCGACGGGAATGGGTAGTCCCGACATGGAACCGGCACTCAAAGCGTTGGCCGAATTCGACACCGCCAACGCCGACAAGCTCGCGGAGATGCTCCCCCGCGATCTGGCCACTTACTACGTCAAACGGGTCGATCTGCTGCGGAAGGTGGCCGCCGCAGCCGGCCCTCCCCAATCACCCGACCGCTTGCTCTACGAGCGTCAAGTGGTGGACAGCTTGGCCGCAGCGTACCAAACCGGCGGCTATCCCGCCGGCGCTCAGGAGTTGGATACCCTCATCGCTCAAGGGGGACCAATCGCCTCCTACGCCGCTTTCCGCAAGGCGTTGGCCCGCTATGCGTTGGATTCCGAAGAGCCCGGTGCTAACCTGCTGGACATTCAAAAACGGCTGCTGGCCGACCTGGAGGCGTTCGTGGCTGCCTACCCCCAATCGGCCGAGGCTCCCGAGGCATTGCTCCAACTGGCCAATGTCAACGAATTCAACGCCGACGAGGCCAAAGCTAAATCGTACTATCAGACGTTGGCCAAGCGGTTCCCCGAGAGCGGCCCCGGACGCAAAGCCCAAGGGGCCCTGAAGCGTCTGGAGTTGGTGGGCCAACCCCTCACTTTGAGCGGAACCGGCCTCAACGGTGAGGCGATCGACCTCAAAGCCGACCAGGGGCGCGCCACGTTAGTGATCTTCTGGGCCTCCTGGGCCGACCAGGCGCGCCGCGACCTCGCCGAGATTGGACGCCTGCTAGCCCGACGCGCTGAAGGGTCCCCCTCGACCGCGGTGGCGGTGGTCTCGGTCAACTTCGACACCGAAGCCGCCACCGCCGAGGCGACGCTTCAAGCTGAGGGCCTGAACTGGCCCACCATCCACGACGCCGGCGGCATGGACGGCCCCATCGCCCGGGAATTCGGCATCATGTCGCTGCCCACCATGTTCCTGGTTGGAACCGACGGCAAGGTGGTCTCCCGCTCGATCCGCTCCGCCGCCGAACTGGAACGCCAACTCGAACGCTTGGCCGCCGCCGGCGGCGTGGCGCTTGACGGCGAAGCCAACCCCAAACGCTGA
- a CDS encoding PKD domain-containing protein encodes MPAIPPTTTPGTQGSAIDAAIDALMPTTTTPTDAALASGVSTTPASTDSTTPNPSPTYVFNLSFQAHSNIANTTSAHVDSSLTPATEASGELRPVGLERNRPESSLNHAPAITPIPEQTVMEGTMMVVNVNVSDPDEGQTWTYALDEDSPPNATIDPQTGRITWMAQDGPSTVTFRVKVTDNDAHPQTSIATFQVHVENRPPTVRVGGDLTVEAGVPLIRLGTVSDPGNDPWTGTVDFGDGRGPQPIERLSGNQFQLRTTYDTPGRREVVVTVTDKDGASTTSRFNVTVTPPASPLPITPNPFPAPVRPVAGNATDLSTPAPRISQVMMGRASQRDRRGFVRVMFDRPVTLGTDAIVLSVGNRRLPVHVETRQAGGRTIATVTPVGGHSLIGRGAPRLVVRSALVNDAENRPLDGNGDGQAGDNFVLNRIPLGRNRFGLS; translated from the coding sequence ATGCCGGCGATCCCGCCCACGACCACGCCCGGCACCCAGGGTTCGGCCATCGACGCGGCCATTGACGCGCTGATGCCAACCACAACCACCCCGACCGACGCCGCCTTAGCGAGCGGAGTCTCGACGACCCCGGCAAGCACGGACTCGACCACGCCCAACCCGTCCCCCACTTATGTGTTCAACCTCTCGTTCCAGGCCCACTCCAACATTGCCAACACCACCTCCGCCCATGTCGATTCCTCGTTGACTCCGGCCACCGAGGCGAGCGGCGAGCTTCGTCCCGTTGGCCTAGAGCGGAATCGTCCTGAGTCTAGTCTCAACCACGCGCCGGCGATCACCCCCATCCCCGAGCAGACGGTGATGGAAGGGACAATGATGGTCGTCAACGTCAATGTTTCCGACCCGGACGAAGGACAAACCTGGACCTACGCCCTGGACGAGGACTCGCCGCCCAACGCCACGATCGACCCGCAAACCGGGCGGATAACCTGGATGGCGCAGGATGGTCCCTCGACGGTCACCTTTCGGGTGAAGGTAACCGATAACGACGCCCATCCTCAAACCTCGATCGCCACCTTCCAGGTCCATGTGGAGAACCGTCCGCCGACGGTTCGAGTCGGTGGCGATCTGACGGTGGAGGCGGGGGTTCCCCTGATTCGTCTGGGCACGGTCTCTGACCCGGGCAATGATCCTTGGACCGGTACGGTTGATTTCGGCGATGGTCGAGGTCCGCAACCAATCGAGCGGCTTTCGGGCAATCAGTTCCAACTGCGCACGACTTATGACACGCCCGGTCGGCGCGAGGTGGTGGTGACGGTGACCGACAAGGACGGCGCGTCGACGACCTCGCGGTTCAACGTCACTGTGACTCCGCCGGCCTCGCCATTACCGATCACGCCCAATCCGTTTCCAGCTCCGGTCCGTCCGGTTGCGGGGAACGCCACCGATCTTTCCACTCCTGCGCCCCGGATCTCCCAAGTGATGATGGGCCGGGCCAGCCAGCGCGACCGCCGCGGCTTTGTGCGGGTGATGTTCGACCGTCCTGTGACGCTTGGTACCGACGCGATCGTCTTGAGCGTGGGGAATCGTCGCCTACCGGTCCACGTCGAGACCCGCCAAGCCGGTGGTCGCACCATTGCCACTGTCACGCCCGTGGGAGGGCATTCGCTGATTGGCCGCGGCGCGCCTCGTTTGGTGGTTCGATCCGCGCTGGTCAACGATGCTGAGAATCGTCCGCTGGATGGCAACGGCGACGGCCAAGCGGGCGACAATTTCGTCCTCAACCGGATCCCGTTGGGCCGCAACCGGTTTGGTCTGAGCTGA
- a CDS encoding efflux RND transporter periplasmic adaptor subunit has translation MSRSSKARGRWWSWLGRATAFLVVAGGVAVFWFSKVGSGVEESREPLRLHVVDVGDVAVEVVESGVIEAESGSTVICEVEAILGPISSGGSGGMMMGMNVGSPGGRPGGRSGGMGGAARSGGGSNTSVNMASASGGSGSGGSGGSGGSGLGGSGGSGGSSGGAGSMGAAGGNAFMAGGGGRLGGMSGLGLTVPKPNIQSFNLKVQPHTAVPTVGMVSTVSLTASSEGAMGMGGGGGMFGSTERSGSTTILDIKPEGSFVRKGEVVCELDSAAFREELENQKIKVEEARSNYNQVRIALEVNELAMKEYLEGVLEQDRQAIETYIKQCRDLLFQAERNYQWSLGVVAKKLQPENQELADRLTLERCRINLREALGMRTQLEDFTAPRILKEYQAKSEAIKSDLLSKESVLRQEEQRLQRIEKAIANCVIVAPRDGILSYVNETNFWGSIDYRIEPGAIVRQGQPIFSVPDPSELILKVRINESKISRIVPGQTVSIRVDAVKDRIFNGRVLDVTLIPAPAQGSLSDVKVYNARVQIDAAADLKLLKPGLTAKAAFNVALRPGVVRVPVQAIHYLDNEPFVAVSATNNATQARATWRQVKIGLSNATYAEVIEGLRVGEEIVLNPESLPSLYPSTGTPLFRPRPNTSKDAELKSLAVRER, from the coding sequence ATGTCCCGCTCCTCAAAGGCGCGTGGTCGTTGGTGGAGTTGGCTTGGGCGTGCCACGGCGTTCTTGGTTGTCGCCGGCGGCGTGGCGGTGTTTTGGTTCTCGAAGGTGGGTTCCGGCGTTGAGGAAAGCCGCGAACCCCTTCGACTTCATGTCGTCGATGTGGGCGATGTGGCGGTGGAAGTGGTTGAAAGCGGCGTCATCGAAGCCGAAAGCGGTTCCACCGTGATCTGCGAGGTCGAAGCGATCCTCGGGCCGATCTCCTCGGGTGGCAGCGGCGGGATGATGATGGGGATGAACGTGGGTTCCCCGGGAGGTCGTCCGGGAGGACGTTCCGGCGGCATGGGTGGGGCTGCGCGTTCCGGCGGCGGGTCCAACACCAGCGTGAACATGGCGAGCGCCTCGGGCGGCTCCGGCTCGGGCGGCTCAGGCGGCTCAGGCGGCTCCGGCTTAGGTGGCTCGGGCGGCTCAGGCGGCTCGTCGGGAGGCGCTGGAAGCATGGGGGCGGCCGGCGGCAACGCCTTCATGGCGGGTGGTGGCGGACGGCTGGGGGGCATGAGTGGCCTGGGGTTGACTGTGCCCAAACCCAACATCCAGAGCTTCAACCTGAAGGTTCAACCCCACACCGCCGTTCCGACGGTCGGGATGGTTTCGACAGTGAGCCTCACCGCCAGCTCCGAAGGCGCGATGGGAATGGGTGGAGGTGGAGGCATGTTCGGGTCCACCGAACGAAGCGGATCCACAACCATCCTGGACATCAAGCCCGAAGGGAGCTTCGTGCGTAAGGGCGAAGTGGTCTGTGAACTCGACTCGGCCGCGTTCCGCGAGGAACTAGAGAACCAAAAGATCAAGGTCGAGGAAGCCCGCTCCAACTATAACCAGGTGCGTATCGCGCTGGAAGTCAATGAGTTGGCGATGAAGGAGTATCTCGAGGGAGTGCTAGAACAAGATCGCCAGGCGATCGAGACCTACATCAAGCAATGCCGCGACCTGCTGTTTCAGGCCGAGCGCAACTACCAATGGTCGTTGGGGGTGGTCGCCAAGAAACTCCAGCCCGAAAACCAGGAGCTGGCCGATCGGCTCACCCTGGAACGCTGTCGGATCAACCTCCGCGAGGCGCTCGGAATGCGAACCCAGCTGGAAGACTTCACCGCGCCCCGCATCCTCAAGGAATACCAGGCGAAATCGGAGGCGATCAAATCCGACCTGCTCTCCAAAGAGTCGGTGTTACGTCAGGAGGAGCAGCGTTTGCAGCGGATCGAAAAGGCGATCGCCAACTGCGTCATCGTCGCGCCCCGGGACGGCATCCTCAGTTACGTCAATGAGACTAATTTTTGGGGTTCGATCGATTATCGAATCGAGCCCGGCGCGATCGTTCGCCAGGGTCAACCTATCTTCAGCGTGCCAGACCCCTCAGAGCTGATTCTCAAGGTTCGGATCAACGAATCGAAGATTTCTCGAATTGTTCCAGGCCAAACGGTGTCGATCCGCGTGGACGCCGTCAAGGACCGGATCTTCAATGGTCGGGTGCTGGATGTAACCTTGATCCCCGCCCCGGCCCAGGGTTCGCTCAGCGACGTCAAAGTGTACAACGCGCGGGTTCAGATCGACGCTGCCGCCGACCTGAAACTTCTTAAGCCAGGACTGACCGCTAAGGCGGCCTTCAACGTGGCGCTTCGGCCTGGGGTAGTGCGGGTGCCGGTGCAAGCGATCCATTACCTAGACAACGAGCCGTTTGTGGCAGTCAGCGCGACCAACAACGCCACCCAAGCCCGCGCGACCTGGCGTCAGGTCAAGATTGGTCTTTCCAACGCCACTTACGCCGAGGTCATCGAAGGACTGCGGGTGGGCGAGGAGATTGTCCTCAACCCCGAATCATTGCCCTCGTTATATCCGAGCACTGGAACACCTTTGTTTCGTCCCCGCCCCAACACATCCAAGGACGCTGAGTTGAAGTCCTTGGCGGTTCGAGAACGTTGA
- the thiO gene encoding glycine oxidase ThiO, protein MSAQIVVVGGGVIGLSVAYALARRGRGPRVLLLERGQTGQASSWAGAGMIAPVAPDALTSGATPREGLAMLRALSSCLYETWARDLRDETGIDPEYRRQGGVDLAFNTKEADELQAMSGRWKREGIVFERLAQADYHRVEPRLNDQVQAVYFLPDRAQIRNPRLLRALRIACQQRGVTIETGCEVANVVEQGGRVRGVRLEDGTERPGEIVVLAAGAWTGGLLERLGRAIPTRPVKGQLALLAGPPGWLRRIVEHGSYYLVPRADGRILAGATIEPDAGFDSSPTEEGVREVLEEAFLMCPGLRAFPVERTWAGLRPGSPDSRPLIGPLPGIQGLIVAAGHKRAGLQQAPGTGEVVADLIEGVEPRVPLEWCRPDRDPVPDEEVPSVRS, encoded by the coding sequence GTGAGCGCGCAGATTGTGGTCGTAGGTGGCGGAGTGATCGGCCTTTCAGTGGCTTATGCGTTGGCGCGTCGGGGACGCGGTCCACGCGTGCTTCTTCTTGAGCGGGGCCAGACCGGTCAAGCCTCCTCGTGGGCGGGGGCCGGCATGATCGCTCCAGTCGCGCCGGATGCCTTGACTTCAGGCGCAACCCCACGCGAGGGGCTTGCTATGCTTCGCGCCCTGAGCAGCTGTCTTTATGAAACATGGGCGCGCGATCTGCGCGACGAGACTGGCATCGATCCGGAGTACCGTCGTCAAGGGGGGGTCGATCTCGCGTTCAACACCAAAGAGGCCGACGAGCTTCAAGCAATGTCGGGTCGCTGGAAGCGCGAGGGGATTGTGTTCGAACGCCTAGCGCAGGCCGATTACCATCGGGTCGAACCCCGACTCAACGATCAGGTCCAAGCGGTCTATTTTCTGCCCGACCGCGCCCAGATTCGCAATCCTCGGTTGCTAAGAGCGCTTCGGATCGCGTGCCAGCAGCGAGGCGTGACCATCGAGACCGGTTGCGAGGTGGCCAACGTCGTCGAACAAGGCGGCCGCGTGCGAGGCGTTCGGTTGGAGGATGGCACCGAGCGGCCAGGCGAAATCGTCGTTTTAGCCGCAGGGGCTTGGACCGGCGGACTCCTAGAACGGTTAGGAAGGGCGATTCCCACCCGCCCGGTCAAGGGCCAACTTGCGCTGCTGGCCGGTCCCCCCGGCTGGTTGCGGCGGATTGTCGAACACGGCTCGTATTACCTGGTGCCCCGCGCTGATGGTCGAATCTTGGCCGGAGCGACCATCGAACCGGACGCTGGCTTCGACTCCTCCCCCACCGAAGAAGGGGTCCGCGAGGTGTTGGAGGAAGCTTTTTTGATGTGTCCCGGCCTGCGTGCCTTTCCGGTCGAGCGGACCTGGGCCGGTCTGCGTCCTGGGTCTCCGGACTCCCGACCGTTGATCGGTCCTCTGCCAGGCATCCAAGGGCTGATTGTCGCCGCCGGTCACAAACGGGCCGGACTCCAACAGGCCCCTGGCACCGGCGAGGTCGTCGCCGACCTGATCGAGGGCGTCGAGCCGCGGGTTCCTCTGGAGTGGTGCCGTCCCGACCGCGACCCCGTCCCCGACGAGGAAGTCCCCTCGGTACGCTCGTGA
- a CDS encoding thiamine phosphate synthase — MRDALTPAAQRLVDQAHRRAQARSSPLTEPGDLLAALADQPESKAGELLADHGLRAEELLSALGFSVANSDRVGPDESVAEPNVVPGEPPRDAEAPGKPTNEPPDSLDFRAVLNEARSIARRWDRNHPVSSEHLLLALVEYSLPLRTLLVRAGVQVEALVEAIRTLIHEDIGPIEVEDEPFRLDLGDAADDHELARILDASGNRAREALRVIEDYVRFALDDPMLTRRLKDVRHRLSQALAGLDDQTLLAARDTPGDVGTHIMTPEERLREHPRAVLTANFKRLGEALRTLEEYCKIRNVWLSGRFEVLRYDVYTLEKMVATAIRSQRGLGKARLYLLVGGLPTLGDLTWVVGEALEGGVDVVQLREKGVEDRVWLERAREVRLLTARAGATFVVNDRCDLARLAGADGVHLGQTDLTVRDARRLLGGAPLIGVSTHDPSQIRRAVLDAANYLGVGPVFPSGTKSFDSSEIVGLGLVRHAAETTTLPWFALGGIDESNLDDVLEAGARRVAVSGALLRAGSPRKVARSLKDRLEQAVAISSDEED, encoded by the coding sequence ATGCGAGACGCCCTCACCCCCGCCGCTCAACGTCTGGTTGATCAAGCCCACCGCCGAGCGCAGGCTCGGTCCTCGCCCCTGACCGAGCCGGGCGACCTGCTGGCGGCTCTGGCCGATCAACCTGAGAGCAAAGCCGGCGAACTGCTCGCCGATCACGGTCTGCGTGCCGAGGAATTGCTCTCAGCGCTCGGGTTTAGCGTCGCCAACAGTGATAGGGTGGGCCCCGACGAATCGGTCGCGGAACCCAACGTCGTCCCCGGCGAACCGCCCCGCGACGCCGAGGCCCCCGGCAAGCCAACCAACGAGCCGCCTGACTCGTTGGATTTCCGGGCCGTTCTCAACGAAGCCCGGTCAATCGCCCGACGCTGGGACCGCAATCATCCGGTGAGTTCAGAACATCTCCTCCTGGCGTTGGTGGAGTACTCGCTGCCGCTCCGCACCCTACTCGTTCGGGCCGGTGTGCAGGTCGAAGCGCTAGTGGAGGCAATCCGAACCCTGATCCACGAGGACATTGGGCCAATCGAGGTCGAGGACGAGCCGTTCCGCCTCGACCTAGGGGACGCCGCCGACGACCACGAACTCGCCCGTATCCTGGACGCTTCGGGCAACCGAGCCCGCGAGGCGCTGAGGGTCATCGAGGACTACGTCCGGTTCGCCTTGGACGATCCGATGCTCACCCGCCGCCTCAAGGATGTGCGACACCGCCTCTCCCAAGCCCTCGCCGGTCTGGATGACCAGACCCTCCTGGCTGCCCGCGACACCCCAGGCGACGTCGGAACCCATATCATGACCCCGGAGGAACGCCTTCGCGAACACCCCCGCGCCGTTCTCACCGCCAACTTCAAACGTCTTGGCGAAGCGTTGCGGACGCTGGAAGAGTATTGCAAAATCCGCAACGTTTGGTTGTCAGGTCGTTTTGAAGTGTTACGATACGACGTGTACACCTTGGAGAAGATGGTGGCGACGGCGATCCGTTCGCAGCGTGGGTTGGGAAAGGCCCGTTTGTATCTCCTGGTGGGGGGGCTGCCGACTCTGGGGGATTTGACCTGGGTGGTGGGCGAAGCTTTGGAAGGTGGGGTGGACGTGGTCCAGCTTCGAGAGAAGGGCGTGGAGGATCGTGTCTGGCTGGAACGGGCGCGCGAGGTGCGGCTACTGACGGCTCGGGCGGGGGCGACCTTCGTGGTCAACGACCGTTGCGATCTTGCGCGTCTGGCAGGCGCGGATGGGGTTCATCTTGGCCAGACCGATTTGACGGTGCGAGACGCGCGCCGTTTACTGGGAGGCGCTCCCTTGATCGGCGTTTCGACCCACGATCCGAGCCAGATCCGCCGCGCGGTGCTGGACGCGGCGAATTACCTAGGGGTCGGCCCCGTCTTCCCTAGCGGCACCAAGTCGTTCGACTCCTCGGAAATCGTGGGGCTAGGCTTGGTGCGCCACGCCGCCGAAACGACCACGCTGCCCTGGTTTGCCCTAGGGGGAATCGACGAGTCGAACCTCGACGACGTGTTGGAGGCCGGAGCCCGTCGGGTGGCGGTTTCCGGGGCGTTGTTAAGGGCCGGTAGTCCCCGCAAGGTGGCTCGCTCACTTAAGGACCGCCTGGAGCAGGCCGTCGCCATTTCGTCCGACGAGGAGGACTAA
- a CDS encoding glutathione peroxidase, whose product MLKPLLMVAALALLTLPLGLAVAAEQPSLDPPSCVLDLKAESIDGDTIDLASYKGEVLLIVNTASQCGYTPQYKGLEALYRTYKDQGFKVLAFPCNDFGAQEPGDNAQIKDFCTKRYSVTFPVFSKIVVKGANKHPVYQVLTQNGGEIRWNFTKFLIDREGKVVKRFEPGVDPTDEELVKAIESALAQGK is encoded by the coding sequence ATGCTCAAACCTCTGCTGATGGTGGCCGCCCTGGCCCTTCTGACTCTTCCGCTTGGTCTGGCGGTCGCCGCCGAACAACCCAGTCTTGACCCACCCAGCTGCGTCCTGGACCTCAAGGCCGAGTCGATCGACGGCGACACGATCGATCTGGCGTCCTACAAGGGTGAGGTGCTGTTGATCGTCAACACCGCCAGCCAATGCGGATACACTCCTCAGTATAAAGGACTTGAAGCGCTCTATCGCACGTACAAGGATCAAGGTTTCAAGGTCCTGGCTTTTCCCTGCAACGATTTTGGTGCCCAGGAACCCGGCGACAACGCCCAGATCAAGGATTTCTGCACTAAACGCTATTCCGTAACCTTCCCGGTGTTCAGCAAGATTGTTGTCAAGGGAGCCAATAAGCATCCGGTTTACCAAGTTCTCACCCAAAACGGCGGTGAAATCCGCTGGAATTTTACTAAGTTCCTAATCGACCGCGAAGGCAAGGTCGTCAAGCGGTTCGAGCCGGGGGTTGACCCCACCGACGAAGAGCTTGTCAAGGCGATTGAGTCGGCGTTGGCTCAGGGCAAGTGA
- a CDS encoding histidine kinase dimerization/phospho-acceptor domain-containing protein: MNPCAPAELPQVHNPKRLFELRRMALLDQPPERAIDRLVRMTARLLKTPVALMSLVDEARQFFFSQVGLPEPWSSTRQTPLTHSFCKHVVERRDKLVVRDARLDPLVCDNLAIAELGVIAYLGIPMVTKSGYVLGSYCVIDGKPRDWSDEEIELLTDLTASLMSELELRDLLAESARRERELIEARVAAEAGVRAKNQFLAIVSHELRTPLTAILGNCDILLDRNDPVIDPQLQRDLIQTIQRNGFRLMSQVGSILELTRMDTLENDLKLVPTSIHTLTRTALAEPMREAEERGLTFRFDSTLQDLPPLFMDESAYLQIVQHLAGNAVKFTDHGEVRVALSLEQEPIAPDRPQDGSDDISAHHVLKLVVEDDGVGFVPPVGMSVREVVTQRGTEYVVELVNAQGDLELIGPFNPGDPLLNRTRGGLGIGLALTQRLVKAMSGSLQLQFRPGVGTRATLRLPVTFARSGSPASAPAPLALTQTQTSTYPQLASSKQPTPEEVRPGRRPQSPVVLMGEDSEDIGMLVELYLRRAHIELELAHDLDELDKRARAGRHRAILIDLRLLKNRSPSWLDDLRRCGVTCPIVALDAVGDGERHGIDLSRFDGVISRPTGRTDFLKQLKSFLTKPSAVDEP, encoded by the coding sequence ATGAATCCCTGCGCTCCAGCCGAACTGCCTCAGGTCCACAACCCAAAACGCTTGTTCGAGTTGCGGCGGATGGCTCTACTCGATCAACCACCTGAGCGGGCGATTGATCGTCTAGTCAGAATGACCGCCCGGTTATTGAAAACCCCAGTGGCTCTCATGTCGCTGGTGGATGAGGCGCGACAGTTTTTCTTCAGTCAAGTGGGCTTGCCCGAACCCTGGTCCTCCACTCGGCAAACCCCCCTAACGCATTCGTTCTGCAAACACGTGGTGGAGCGTCGCGACAAACTCGTCGTGCGTGACGCCCGGCTTGACCCCCTGGTGTGCGACAACCTGGCGATCGCCGAACTCGGGGTCATCGCCTACCTGGGCATCCCAATGGTCACGAAGAGTGGCTATGTGTTAGGGTCCTACTGCGTTATCGATGGCAAGCCGCGCGACTGGTCCGACGAGGAGATCGAACTCCTCACCGATTTGACCGCGTCGTTGATGAGCGAATTGGAGTTACGCGATCTTCTGGCCGAATCGGCCCGCCGCGAGCGGGAGCTCATTGAAGCCCGGGTCGCCGCCGAGGCCGGCGTGCGCGCCAAAAACCAATTCCTGGCGATCGTCTCGCATGAACTGCGCACCCCATTGACCGCGATTTTGGGGAATTGCGACATCCTGCTGGACCGGAACGATCCAGTGATCGATCCCCAACTTCAGCGCGACCTGATTCAGACCATCCAACGCAATGGATTCCGACTGATGAGTCAAGTCGGCTCCATCTTGGAGCTGACGCGGATGGACACCCTTGAAAACGATTTGAAACTCGTTCCTACGTCTATTCACACGCTCACCCGAACTGCTCTCGCCGAGCCGATGCGGGAGGCCGAGGAACGCGGTTTGACCTTTCGGTTCGACTCGACCCTTCAGGACTTGCCCCCCCTTTTCATGGATGAATCGGCGTATCTGCAAATCGTTCAGCATCTGGCGGGCAACGCGGTCAAATTCACTGATCACGGCGAGGTCCGGGTCGCGTTGAGCTTAGAACAGGAGCCAATCGCGCCAGATCGTCCCCAGGACGGTTCCGACGACATTTCTGCTCATCACGTCCTCAAGCTGGTGGTGGAGGATGACGGGGTAGGGTTCGTACCGCCGGTCGGCATGTCGGTTCGTGAGGTGGTCACCCAACGAGGAACGGAGTACGTGGTCGAACTGGTGAACGCCCAAGGCGATCTGGAATTGATCGGCCCGTTCAACCCAGGCGATCCTCTGCTGAACCGAACCCGCGGGGGCTTGGGCATTGGCCTGGCGTTGACTCAGCGGTTGGTTAAGGCGATGAGCGGCAGCCTTCAACTCCAGTTTCGCCCTGGAGTCGGCACTCGCGCCACCCTCCGTCTGCCCGTCACCTTCGCGCGCAGCGGATCGCCCGCTTCTGCTCCCGCACCGCTGGCTCTCACCCAAACTCAAACCTCTACCTACCCTCAACTGGCCTCCAGTAAACAGCCGACGCCCGAGGAGGTTCGGCCTGGACGCCGTCCTCAATCCCCTGTGGTCCTGATGGGCGAGGATAGCGAGGATATCGGGATGCTGGTGGAACTGTACCTGCGACGCGCCCATATCGAGCTGGAATTGGCCCACGATTTGGACGAGCTGGACAAACGGGCCCGGGCGGGGCGGCATCGGGCCATCCTCATTGATCTACGCTTGCTCAAGAATCGTTCCCCATCCTGGCTCGACGACTTGAGGCGATGCGGCGTGACTTGTCCCATCGTCGCGCTGGACGCGGTGGGGGATGGTGAGCGTCATGGAATCGATCTGAGCCGGTTCGACGGCGTCATCTCCCGGCCCACTGGGCGGACCGACTTCCTCAAACAACTCAAATCGTTCCTGACGAAGCCCTCGGCGGTGGATGAACCGTGA